The following coding sequences are from one uncultured Desulfobacter sp. window:
- the mutY gene encoding A/G-specific adenine glycosylase: MGWYQANCRQLPWRRDPAVYRVWVSEVMLQQTQVKTVIPYYLEFMETWPDLKDLAAADLETVLKAWEGLGYYARARNLHKATGIVVRDMGGIIPDEYKGFKSLPGVGDYIASAVLSIACSKPHAVVDGNVKRVLSRLLCVDTPVNHSGAHKAYKAIAEELLYEKDPGTYNQAVMELGALVCTPKGPDCSACPLAGECCALKKQTIDIFPKRVEKKKVPTVRIAVGIVKKNGKVLITRRKLDGLLGGLWEFPGGKVEPKEDAEQACVREIREETGIEIGNPAFLTRVFHAYTHFKIEMDVFYADYISGEVTLNGPIDHKWVSLDELHQFPFPRANLKFMELIRV; encoded by the coding sequence ATGGGCTGGTACCAGGCCAATTGTCGGCAGCTTCCCTGGCGAAGGGATCCGGCCGTATACCGGGTGTGGGTTTCCGAGGTGATGCTCCAGCAGACCCAGGTTAAAACCGTGATCCCCTATTATCTGGAATTCATGGAAACCTGGCCCGATCTTAAGGATCTTGCCGCCGCAGACCTTGAAACCGTGCTTAAGGCCTGGGAAGGCCTTGGGTATTATGCCAGGGCCAGAAATCTGCACAAGGCGACCGGGATAGTGGTTCGTGATATGGGCGGCATTATTCCGGATGAGTATAAGGGATTCAAAAGCCTGCCGGGAGTCGGGGACTATATTGCATCGGCGGTGCTCTCCATTGCCTGTTCAAAGCCCCATGCCGTGGTGGACGGCAACGTCAAGCGTGTTCTGTCAAGGCTCTTGTGCGTTGATACCCCAGTGAATCACAGTGGCGCCCATAAAGCGTATAAAGCCATTGCCGAAGAACTTTTGTACGAAAAGGACCCTGGCACATACAACCAGGCCGTCATGGAGCTTGGCGCCCTGGTCTGTACCCCTAAAGGTCCGGACTGTAGCGCATGCCCCCTGGCCGGAGAATGTTGCGCACTAAAAAAGCAGACCATAGATATTTTCCCAAAACGCGTTGAGAAAAAAAAGGTGCCCACGGTTCGTATCGCTGTGGGCATTGTCAAAAAAAACGGAAAAGTACTGATCACCCGCAGAAAACTTGACGGGCTTTTGGGCGGATTGTGGGAGTTTCCCGGCGGCAAGGTGGAACCCAAAGAGGATGCCGAACAGGCCTGTGTCCGTGAAATCCGGGAAGAAACCGGCATTGAGATCGGGAATCCGGCATTTTTAACCCGGGTGTTTCATGCCTACACGCACTTTAAAATTGAAATGGATGTGTTCTACGCGGATTATATCTCAGGTGAAGTGACGCTCAATGGACCCATTGACCATAAATGGGTCAGCTTAGATGAGCTTCATCAATTTCCTTTTCCCCGGGCCAATCTTAAGTTCATGGAATTGATCCGCGTTTGA
- a CDS encoding YcaO-like family protein, with protein MGYKIVLNDAPKNYTFDQDKIMSPSDTVKRFREKAAALDLDILSQTRRIDNGRLDIPVFFSECGADARRVTGTNKQMGKGGTPEQSEASAVMELVERFSFFSFAEDENNFTHATPESLGEGALDYALITQSVHDDEAEALKVKPIFDALPLQWTKGYDLTDQKEVNIPFNWFYMINEFNGPSAGNCTEEALTQGICELVERHVCSRVSREKLKVPGIRLDSFKDPLVRELLAKYDSQGIQVYASDLSLDTGIPTVAVLAWDPSTFPESSEIVWTAGTAPSPEKAMGRALTEVAQLAGDFNTGSNYVASGLPKFTDIKAAKYITHPETMVDAADLPNLSADNMKVEVESLIQILADKGYHLLSIRTTHPGLDIPAYYTIMPGAHFRERADEASVGMFAARLITENSHPILAIGQLDELEALLPGKYYTSFYKGLMLSALEEEEEAITQFQAALDRDPVRRNLPDICSHMAAAQKDSGLLDQALETCQTGLDADPQRPDILNTAGACCFMKKDFKTAITYFEKALDVDPSQAINYANMGSCYRELGEPAVAVKFYEMALKIDPTIEFARDNIKKLKQ; from the coding sequence ATGGGTTATAAAATAGTACTCAACGACGCGCCCAAAAATTATACCTTTGACCAGGATAAAATCATGTCTCCGTCCGACACCGTCAAGCGGTTTCGGGAAAAGGCTGCAGCCCTGGACCTTGACATTTTGAGCCAAACCCGGCGCATCGACAACGGCCGCCTGGATATCCCGGTGTTTTTCAGTGAATGCGGTGCCGATGCACGTCGGGTGACCGGCACCAACAAACAGATGGGTAAAGGCGGAACCCCGGAACAATCCGAGGCCAGTGCCGTCATGGAACTGGTGGAACGGTTCAGCTTTTTCTCCTTTGCCGAAGATGAAAACAACTTTACCCATGCCACACCCGAATCGCTTGGAGAAGGGGCCTTGGATTACGCCCTGATCACCCAGTCGGTCCATGATGACGAAGCTGAAGCATTAAAGGTAAAGCCCATATTTGACGCCCTGCCCCTGCAATGGACCAAGGGGTATGATCTGACCGATCAAAAAGAGGTGAATATCCCCTTTAACTGGTTTTATATGATCAATGAGTTTAACGGGCCCAGTGCGGGCAACTGCACGGAAGAGGCCTTGACCCAGGGCATCTGCGAGCTTGTGGAGCGCCATGTCTGCTCCCGGGTCTCCCGGGAAAAATTAAAGGTTCCCGGCATCCGCCTGGACTCTTTTAAAGATCCCCTTGTCCGGGAACTACTTGCCAAGTATGACTCACAGGGTATTCAGGTCTATGCAAGCGATCTCTCCCTTGATACCGGCATTCCCACCGTGGCGGTGCTGGCCTGGGATCCTTCCACGTTTCCGGAGAGCAGCGAGATCGTATGGACCGCAGGCACAGCCCCATCCCCGGAAAAGGCCATGGGTAGGGCTCTGACCGAAGTGGCCCAGCTTGCCGGGGACTTTAACACCGGGTCCAATTACGTGGCCTCCGGTCTGCCGAAATTTACGGACATCAAGGCCGCTAAATATATCACCCATCCGGAAACCATGGTTGACGCGGCTGATTTGCCGAATTTATCTGCAGACAATATGAAGGTGGAAGTGGAGAGCCTGATCCAGATTCTGGCGGATAAGGGGTATCACCTGCTCTCCATTCGCACCACCCACCCAGGTCTTGACATCCCGGCCTATTACACCATCATGCCGGGTGCCCATTTCAGGGAGCGGGCCGATGAAGCCAGTGTCGGCATGTTTGCCGCCCGTCTGATTACGGAAAATTCACATCCCATACTGGCCATTGGCCAGCTGGATGAATTGGAGGCGCTTCTGCCGGGAAAATACTACACCAGCTTCTACAAAGGATTGATGCTCAGCGCCCTGGAAGAGGAAGAAGAGGCCATAACTCAATTCCAGGCCGCCCTTGACCGCGATCCTGTCCGGCGCAACCTGCCGGATATCTGTTCCCACATGGCCGCGGCCCAAAAAGATTCTGGATTGTTGGACCAGGCCCTTGAGACATGTCAAACCGGTCTTGATGCCGATCCCCAGCGCCCTGATATTCTGAACACGGCCGGAGCCTGCTGTTTCATGAAAAAAGATTTCAAAACCGCGATCACCTATTTTGAAAAAGCCCTGGATGTGGACCCCAGCCAGGCCATCAACTATGCCAATATGGGCTCCTGCTACCGGGAGCTTGGAGAACCGGCCGTTGCCGTCAAATTTTATGAAATGGCCTTAAAAATTGACCCAACCATTGAATTTGCACGGGATAACATTAAAAAACTGAAACAATAG
- a CDS encoding GNAT family N-acetyltransferase, with translation MFRKKKPAWKTRCVPTDKVLAQIAPGMHIFIGTGTAEPRTLVNALMGAQGYNLEDLTLIQLVSFGDAVSYNTLESHRYRLKTFFSGWVSAQAITAGRVDLIPARFSKVPVLMRDGLIPIDVAFLQVTPPNENGYCSFGLGVDVARQVMKQAGFVVAEINEDVPFTLGDTFVHIDEFDMHVQAQMPPFYVPRYPANRVFDKIAENAASVIDDGSCVAFSYGPIYEALARHLAKKKNLGIHTPFFTDALMELAESGAVTNREKGLFEGRSSTTYAIGSQKLMAWLDKNPMVEFQGIDKILNPLQIGRNKKFVMVLPVRRVALSGRVAIHAKSANISADPGQIADVMNGAELSLGGYNIVALPSRSKAGVPNIRLFLDDNSNQLSFPECVDLVVTEYGVAHIRGRSLRERAQALIEIAHPEDRPGLVEGGKKENLLYPDQMFIDDSARFYPKEIEVIHRFSENLQVLFRAIKPSDEEQMRRLFYRFSDDAIYYRYFAPLKAMPHAKMQAYVNVDYREVLSVVGLVGEPGNQTIIAEARIAKHPEKPFMDIAFVVDEEYQGRGIASFMLKMLTRLAKERGAVKITADVLSSNRAMLKVFEKGEYQLTAKLNGGAYAITIDLTKPNT, from the coding sequence ATGTTCCGGAAAAAAAAACCTGCCTGGAAAACACGTTGCGTACCCACGGATAAAGTGCTGGCCCAAATTGCGCCGGGCATGCACATTTTTATCGGTACGGGAACGGCCGAACCCAGAACCCTTGTCAATGCGCTCATGGGCGCCCAGGGCTATAACCTGGAGGATCTGACCCTGATCCAGCTGGTCAGTTTCGGGGATGCCGTGTCCTATAATACTCTGGAATCCCACAGGTACCGGTTGAAAACCTTTTTTTCCGGGTGGGTGTCGGCCCAGGCCATCACCGCAGGCCGGGTGGATCTCATCCCGGCCCGGTTCTCCAAAGTCCCGGTGCTCATGAGGGACGGCCTGATCCCCATAGATGTGGCCTTTCTCCAGGTCACCCCACCCAATGAAAACGGGTATTGCAGTTTTGGCCTGGGTGTGGATGTGGCAAGACAAGTGATGAAGCAGGCCGGGTTTGTGGTGGCTGAAATCAATGAAGATGTCCCCTTCACGTTGGGGGACACCTTTGTCCATATTGACGAATTTGACATGCATGTCCAGGCCCAGATGCCGCCCTTTTATGTGCCAAGATATCCCGCAAACCGGGTGTTTGATAAAATCGCAGAAAATGCGGCCTCGGTGATTGATGACGGATCATGCGTTGCCTTCAGCTACGGCCCCATCTATGAAGCCCTGGCCCGGCACCTGGCAAAGAAAAAAAATCTTGGGATTCATACACCCTTTTTCACGGATGCGCTCATGGAGCTTGCCGAAAGCGGGGCGGTGACCAACCGGGAAAAAGGATTGTTCGAGGGTCGGTCTTCGACCACCTATGCCATAGGCTCCCAAAAGCTCATGGCATGGCTCGACAAAAACCCCATGGTGGAGTTCCAGGGAATCGACAAAATATTAAACCCGCTGCAGATCGGGCGGAACAAAAAATTTGTCATGGTTCTGCCGGTGCGGCGGGTGGCCCTTTCCGGCCGGGTGGCCATTCACGCCAAGTCGGCCAATATTTCCGCGGACCCGGGCCAGATTGCCGATGTCATGAACGGTGCCGAACTCTCCCTGGGCGGGTACAATATTGTGGCCCTTCCCAGCCGGAGCAAGGCGGGTGTCCCTAATATCCGTCTGTTTCTTGATGATAATTCGAACCAGCTCAGTTTTCCCGAATGCGTTGACTTGGTGGTCACGGAATACGGGGTGGCCCACATCAGGGGGCGAAGCCTGCGGGAAAGGGCCCAGGCCCTGATCGAGATTGCCCACCCCGAAGACCGTCCGGGCCTTGTGGAAGGCGGCAAAAAAGAGAACCTGCTCTACCCGGACCAGATGTTCATCGATGACTCCGCCCGTTTTTATCCCAAGGAGATCGAAGTCATCCATCGTTTCAGCGAGAACCTGCAGGTGCTGTTCAGGGCCATCAAGCCGTCGGATGAAGAACAGATGCGCAGGTTGTTTTACCGGTTTTCCGATGACGCCATTTACTATCGCTACTTTGCCCCCCTCAAAGCCATGCCCCATGCAAAAATGCAGGCCTATGTGAACGTGGATTACAGGGAAGTACTCTCCGTTGTGGGCCTTGTGGGTGAACCAGGCAACCAGACCATCATTGCCGAGGCAAGGATTGCCAAACACCCGGAGAAACCGTTCATGGATATCGCGTTTGTCGTGGACGAAGAATACCAGGGCCGTGGCATTGCCTCGTTTATGCTCAAGATGCTCACCCGGCTGGCAAAGGAACGCGGGGCAGTGAAAATAACCGCAGATGTCCTCTCCTCCAACCGGGCCATGCTCAAGGTTTTTGAGAAGGGCGAATATCAACTGACCGCCAAACTTAACGGCGGCGCTTACGCCATCACCATAGATTTAACAAAACCCAACACCTGA
- a CDS encoding TetR/AcrR family transcriptional regulator: protein MRRNQNADLRKPEILESFYQVMIKEGIEGSSISKIAKRLDIHPSLILHYFKSKENMKLELVALLIKKFESRQMIDVSHIEDPEKRFSTLMGILFSFQWSRTVDPGVHFGFYYLSFRDERILKQFKIMFVWLRDYLVSQLADFNRAGVICVADEKKAADYIVTVMEGLEFHAQFLADDRPFEEFAETTKKMVVHGLKTGGFQ from the coding sequence ATGAGACGAAATCAAAATGCCGATTTAAGAAAACCTGAAATCCTTGAAAGTTTTTACCAGGTAATGATCAAGGAGGGGATTGAAGGCAGTTCCATCAGCAAAATTGCAAAGCGTCTCGACATCCATCCCAGCCTGATTCTTCATTATTTCAAAAGCAAAGAGAACATGAAATTAGAGTTGGTGGCGCTTTTGATCAAAAAATTCGAATCCCGCCAGATGATTGATGTCAGTCACATTGAAGACCCTGAAAAACGGTTTTCAACACTGATGGGAATTCTTTTCTCATTCCAGTGGTCCCGAACTGTGGACCCGGGTGTGCATTTTGGATTTTATTATCTGAGCTTCAGAGATGAGCGAATCCTAAAACAATTTAAAATCATGTTTGTCTGGTTAAGGGACTACCTGGTGTCACAATTGGCCGATTTCAACCGGGCCGGGGTCATCTGCGTTGCCGATGAAAAAAAAGCGGCGGATTATATTGTTACCGTAATGGAAGGCCTTGAGTTTCATGCACAATTCCTTGCCGACGACCGCCCGTTTGAAGAATTTGCCGAAACGACCAAAAAGATGGTGGTGCACGGTTTAAAAACAGGCGGATTCCAATAG
- a CDS encoding putrescine aminotransferase: MLDKKIDQPACERDMDTAFSEARKMVDLITTPEANLSQADREWVAAEVSNNFANHVNKGFLEYRKSVTETRDFALTDWYGEGSILKDVLGREYIDMLGGFGLYGPGIRHPKIVAAVKAQLDRSPQYSQEMLDPLRAHLAKVIAKLTPGDIQYGFFANSGTEAVDGAMKLAKFYTGKKGFIATMGGFHGKSLGALSLLGKAVYREPVLPLLEGIHHVPFGDADAVKNALEAAKITGAGIAAVVAEPIQGEAGAIVPPDDYWPMLREICDHYDVLLIADEVQTGFGRTGKVFGVDHWNVAPDIMCFGKALGGGVVPMSGFFSTAKIWECMEPNPFMHTTTTGGNPLACASALAAVTVLLEEDLPGQAAEKGEYILNKVGKLKEKYPAILEEIRGKGLLLGMVFPSDEIGYQVASGLFSRKVLTAGTLTNSKTIRIEPALNVPYEIIDEMLVRLEDTFKAIAD; this comes from the coding sequence ATGTTAGACAAAAAAATTGATCAGCCGGCATGTGAACGCGATATGGATACCGCCTTTTCCGAGGCCCGGAAAATGGTGGATCTGATCACAACACCCGAAGCGAATCTGAGCCAGGCAGACCGTGAGTGGGTGGCCGCCGAAGTCAGCAATAATTTTGCCAATCATGTGAATAAAGGGTTCCTTGAATACAGAAAATCCGTGACCGAAACCCGGGATTTTGCCCTGACGGACTGGTACGGCGAGGGATCGATTCTCAAGGATGTGCTGGGCAGAGAATACATCGATATGCTCGGTGGGTTCGGTCTTTATGGCCCCGGTATCCGTCATCCTAAAATCGTTGCCGCCGTCAAAGCCCAGTTGGATAGAAGCCCCCAGTACAGCCAGGAGATGCTGGATCCATTGAGAGCCCACCTGGCCAAAGTGATCGCCAAACTGACCCCGGGCGATATTCAATATGGTTTTTTTGCCAACAGCGGCACGGAGGCCGTTGATGGGGCCATGAAGCTGGCCAAATTCTACACCGGAAAAAAAGGATTCATCGCCACCATGGGAGGATTTCACGGCAAATCTTTAGGGGCGTTGTCCCTTTTGGGAAAAGCGGTCTACCGGGAACCTGTTCTGCCGCTGCTGGAGGGGATTCACCATGTGCCTTTCGGAGATGCCGATGCGGTAAAAAATGCCCTTGAAGCCGCTAAAATCACCGGCGCAGGCATCGCCGCCGTTGTTGCCGAACCAATTCAGGGAGAGGCCGGTGCCATTGTGCCGCCGGACGATTACTGGCCCATGCTCCGGGAGATTTGCGACCACTACGATGTCCTGCTCATTGCCGATGAGGTACAGACCGGGTTCGGCCGGACCGGCAAGGTCTTTGGCGTGGACCACTGGAATGTGGCACCGGATATCATGTGTTTTGGAAAAGCGCTGGGCGGAGGTGTTGTGCCTATGTCCGGCTTTTTCTCCACCGCAAAGATCTGGGAGTGCATGGAACCCAATCCGTTCATGCATACCACCACAACAGGCGGCAACCCCCTGGCCTGTGCGTCAGCCCTTGCGGCGGTAACGGTTCTTCTCGAAGAAGATCTTCCCGGCCAGGCCGCTGAAAAAGGCGAGTACATCTTAAATAAAGTGGGAAAACTTAAAGAAAAATATCCCGCTATTCTCGAAGAGATAAGGGGCAAAGGCCTGCTTTTGGGCATGGTCTTTCCCTCCGACGAAATCGGATACCAGGTTGCATCGGGCCTGTTCAGCCGCAAGGTCTTAACGGCCGGCACATTGACCAACTCTAAAACCATCCGCATTGAACCCGCATTGAATGTACCCTATGAGATCATTGATGAAATGCTGGTTCGCCTTGAAGATACGTTTAAGGCCATCGCTGACTAG
- a CDS encoding Na+/H+ antiporter NhaC family protein, translated as MSETSVINAAPPAVSSMNNLRRITMEYIVIAIGFLAITVLSPDDVKSFGVLSAIPSIFLLAFIFYTKRVLEGLTLASLLGFLMAGKLTFFSEINTTLTSVLTDGNTQWLFIVCGLMGSIIALVERSGGAEAFGRWVAKRAKTRKSTMLWTWVLGVVIFIDDYLNSLTVGACMAPITDKHRVSREKLAYIVDSTAAPVCVLIPISTWAVYIGSLLEQSGAAAEGEGVKFFIKTIPFNFYGWIAAIIVPLVILGIIPLFGPMKKAEKRAIEEGILAPPGSEKIDIHGNDSYDIPDNPKIFNFFLPILFLVASTIYFDVDMQAGVIATVAFMFLLYIPQGLLSPEGFFDACVTGIKQMLFPLLMVVLAFTFGAMNEKIGFLSFAIDSAKQVMTPQLLPFVIFIVLGITEFIMGLSWGMYAIAVPIVVPLSQAMGGNIFLAVGAICSAGVWGSHICFYSDATILSSAASGCDNYRHAVTQMPYGFLGAALTGIMFLFAGYMTV; from the coding sequence ATGAGTGAAACCAGTGTCATAAACGCAGCACCACCGGCAGTATCTTCCATGAACAACCTGCGGCGGATCACCATGGAATATATCGTGATCGCCATTGGCTTTTTGGCCATAACCGTCCTTTCTCCCGATGATGTGAAGTCGTTTGGCGTGTTGTCAGCCATTCCTTCGATCTTTCTTCTGGCTTTTATCTTTTACACCAAACGGGTCCTTGAAGGCCTCACCCTGGCTTCTTTGCTCGGTTTTCTCATGGCCGGCAAACTTACCTTTTTTTCAGAAATCAATACAACATTAACCTCCGTGCTCACAGACGGAAACACCCAGTGGCTGTTCATTGTCTGCGGGCTTATGGGCAGTATCATTGCCCTGGTGGAAAGAAGCGGCGGGGCCGAGGCCTTTGGCAGGTGGGTTGCCAAACGGGCCAAAACCCGTAAAAGCACCATGCTCTGGACTTGGGTTCTGGGCGTGGTGATTTTCATTGATGATTATTTAAATTCCCTGACCGTTGGCGCCTGCATGGCGCCCATCACGGACAAACATAGGGTCTCCCGGGAAAAACTGGCCTATATCGTTGATTCCACGGCTGCCCCGGTATGTGTACTTATCCCCATCTCCACCTGGGCCGTATACATCGGCAGTCTGTTGGAGCAGTCCGGAGCGGCGGCAGAAGGAGAAGGGGTCAAATTTTTTATAAAGACCATTCCCTTTAATTTTTACGGATGGATCGCCGCGATTATTGTACCGTTGGTGATCCTTGGCATTATCCCCTTGTTCGGCCCCATGAAAAAGGCTGAAAAAAGGGCTATAGAAGAGGGAATCCTGGCTCCTCCGGGATCGGAAAAAATTGATATTCACGGCAATGACTCCTATGACATTCCGGACAACCCGAAAATTTTCAATTTTTTTCTGCCCATCCTGTTTCTGGTCGCCTCCACCATCTATTTTGACGTGGACATGCAGGCCGGGGTGATTGCCACGGTGGCGTTCATGTTCCTGCTTTACATCCCCCAGGGCCTGCTGAGCCCGGAAGGTTTTTTTGACGCCTGCGTCACCGGTATCAAACAGATGCTGTTTCCGTTGCTGATGGTTGTCCTGGCGTTTACCTTCGGGGCCATGAACGAAAAAATCGGATTTTTGAGCTTTGCCATTGACTCGGCAAAACAGGTCATGACCCCCCAGCTTCTGCCCTTTGTCATCTTTATCGTCCTGGGAATCACGGAGTTTATCATGGGGCTGAGCTGGGGCATGTACGCCATTGCCGTCCCCATTGTGGTTCCCCTGTCCCAGGCCATGGGGGGCAACATCTTCCTTGCCGTGGGTGCGATCTGTTCGGCAGGGGTGTGGGGAAGCCACATCTGTTTTTATTCCGATGCCACCATTTTAAGCTCGGCCGCATCCGGATGCGACAACTACCGCCACGCGGTGACACAGATGCCCTATGGCTTTCTGGGGGCCGCATTGACCGGGATCATGTTTCTTTTTGCCGGGTATATGACCGTCTAA
- a CDS encoding aminobutyraldehyde dehydrogenase — MENALWINGQWTQSENKDLVDVIDPATQKVTGQVANACAQDVDKAVHAAKTAFEDGRWSRKTPSQRADVLLKMAELVDQKKEEIARIESEDSGKPYEFVSLGADLPFCVDNLKFFAGAARDTGGSHAGEYAEGFTSIYRKEPCGVTAGIAPWNYPFMMAIWKIGPALAAGCTSILKPATITPRSVQFLGEISKEAGLPDGVLNILTGNAGHLLVEHPDVRMVSLTGATETGSRIMKTAADTIKRVHLELGGKAPMVVFADADIEKMARTVAIAGFFNSGQDCTAGTRILVDQRIAAQSTEAIVEAVKQIKVGMPFDPSTQMGPLVSAAQLETVTGFVERAGAAGAKILKGGGRPAGFDTGFFFEPTVITNVDQKSEIVQKEVFGPVITIQTFADDAQALAMANDVDFGLAASIFTQDVSRAMTFSAGLEFGTVWVNEHLPLASETPHGGFKQSGFGKDLSMEAVHDYQVTKHVMIAL; from the coding sequence ATGGAAAATGCATTATGGATCAACGGGCAATGGACCCAGTCTGAAAATAAGGATCTGGTGGATGTTATAGATCCTGCCACACAAAAGGTCACAGGACAGGTGGCCAATGCATGTGCCCAGGATGTTGATAAAGCCGTTCATGCGGCCAAAACAGCCTTTGAGGACGGCCGCTGGTCCCGTAAAACACCAAGCCAGCGGGCCGATGTCCTGCTCAAGATGGCCGAACTTGTGGATCAAAAGAAAGAAGAAATTGCACGCATTGAATCCGAAGATTCAGGCAAACCCTATGAATTTGTGTCCCTGGGCGCGGACCTGCCCTTTTGTGTGGACAATCTGAAATTTTTTGCCGGTGCCGCCCGGGATACCGGGGGCAGCCACGCCGGAGAGTACGCAGAAGGCTTTACCTCCATCTATCGAAAAGAGCCCTGCGGCGTCACCGCAGGCATCGCGCCATGGAACTATCCGTTTATGATGGCCATATGGAAGATCGGCCCGGCCCTGGCTGCCGGATGTACATCCATTTTAAAACCGGCCACCATTACCCCCCGGTCCGTTCAATTCCTGGGCGAGATCTCAAAAGAAGCCGGCCTGCCCGACGGCGTGCTTAATATTTTGACCGGCAATGCCGGCCATCTCCTGGTTGAACACCCCGATGTGCGCATGGTCAGCCTCACCGGGGCAACGGAAACCGGCAGCCGGATCATGAAAACGGCGGCCGATACCATCAAACGCGTCCATCTGGAACTCGGGGGCAAGGCGCCCATGGTGGTCTTTGCCGATGCCGATATAGAAAAAATGGCCCGAACCGTTGCCATCGCAGGATTTTTTAACTCCGGCCAGGATTGCACCGCAGGGACTCGGATTCTGGTGGATCAACGCATTGCAGCTCAATCCACCGAAGCCATTGTGGAAGCGGTGAAGCAGATTAAAGTCGGCATGCCCTTTGACCCATCCACCCAGATGGGGCCGCTGGTCTCTGCTGCCCAGCTGGAAACGGTCACAGGCTTTGTGGAACGTGCGGGGGCCGCAGGTGCAAAAATCCTTAAGGGCGGCGGTAGACCTGCCGGGTTTGACACCGGATTCTTTTTTGAACCCACCGTGATCACCAACGTGGACCAAAAGTCCGAAATTGTTCAAAAAGAGGTATTTGGCCCTGTGATCACCATTCAGACCTTTGCAGATGATGCCCAGGCCCTTGCCATGGCCAATGATGTGGATTTCGGACTTGCCGCATCCATCTTCACGCAGGATGTCTCCCGGGCCATGACATTTTCCGCTGGCCTGGAATTCGGCACCGTATGGGTGAATGAGCATCTGCCCCTTGCCTCTGAAACGCCCCATGGCGGGTTCAAGCAATCCGGTTTTGGAAAAGACCTGTCCATGGAAGCCGTGCATGACTACCAGGTGACCAAGCATGTAATGATCGCCTTGTAA
- a CDS encoding Gfo/Idh/MocA family oxidoreductase: MAGKHLRVALIGCGRIAVKHIMAITKKSSGLVLCAAAGTSPGDFDKLLESCKLPDKKKRHIRRTVKTYTDYTRMLETESPDITAITVPSGLHYAMAKTAMLSGSHILLEKPMSMRASHAGELHKISEQHNRQIAMGHIFRYFPVVQNLQKDVAAGRFGKISHGAVAVRWGHDQAYYDQSDWRGTWAHDGGVLMNQCVHAIDLICWLMNGRATLANAMIGKRFHDMEAEDLVFGTLKLDNGALCQIEGTTNSPSRDHEAAFYLLGDRGSFRMGIRRGKPYFDIRINGKNKNIEYFLKEIGSRGLSGLFSLKNPHAGIYSDLKNSILNNTSPLADAASGLVSVESVLALYLSAKEKKQIKIPLATDFSTREMSKYTFET; this comes from the coding sequence ATGGCAGGAAAACATCTTCGGGTGGCACTCATCGGCTGCGGACGCATTGCCGTCAAACACATCATGGCCATAACAAAAAAGAGCAGCGGCCTTGTGCTCTGTGCCGCGGCAGGCACATCTCCCGGGGATTTCGACAAACTGCTGGAGTCCTGCAAGCTGCCAGACAAAAAAAAGCGGCACATTAGAAGAACCGTAAAAACATATACAGATTACACCCGGATGCTTGAAACGGAAAGTCCGGATATCACTGCAATCACGGTGCCTTCAGGACTTCACTATGCCATGGCAAAAACGGCAATGCTCAGCGGATCTCATATTCTTCTTGAAAAACCCATGAGTATGCGCGCAAGCCATGCCGGAGAGCTGCATAAAATATCCGAACAACACAACAGACAAATTGCCATGGGGCACATCTTCCGCTATTTTCCCGTTGTCCAAAACCTGCAAAAAGATGTTGCAGCCGGACGGTTCGGTAAAATCAGTCACGGCGCGGTGGCTGTACGCTGGGGGCACGATCAGGCATATTACGATCAAAGCGACTGGCGCGGTACCTGGGCCCACGACGGCGGCGTGCTCATGAACCAGTGTGTCCACGCCATTGATCTGATCTGCTGGCTTATGAACGGCCGGGCCACCCTAGCAAATGCAATGATTGGCAAACGCTTCCATGACATGGAGGCCGAAGACCTCGTCTTTGGGACGCTCAAACTTGACAACGGGGCACTGTGCCAAATCGAGGGGACAACCAACTCGCCGTCCCGGGACCATGAAGCGGCGTTCTATCTGCTCGGAGACAGGGGCAGTTTTCGCATGGGGATTCGCCGGGGCAAACCGTATTTTGATATCAGGATTAACGGTAAAAATAAAAACATCGAATATTTTTTAAAAGAGATTGGGTCAAGGGGGCTTTCCGGCCTGTTCTCCCTGAAAAATCCCCATGCAGGCATATACAGCGACCTAAAGAATTCGATCCTCAACAACACATCACCCCTTGCCGATGCCGCATCGGGTTTGGTGTCCGTTGAATCCGTTCTGGCGCTATACTTGTCCGCAAAGGAAAAAAAACAGATCAAGATCCCCCTGGCCACGGATTTTTCCACCCGGGAGATGTCCAAATATACTTTTGAAACGTAA